The Desulforegula conservatrix Mb1Pa genomic sequence TCATCTACATAAACTCATTCACATAGACTTCATCCCGTATTAGCACACCTTTCGATATGTTATCCAAGATCCAAGGGTAGATTACCCACGCGTTACTCACCCGTGCGCCACTCTACTCGGCACCCGAAAGCGCCTTTCGCGTACGACTTGCATGTGTTAAGCACGCCGCCAGCGTTCATTCTGAGCCAGGATCAAACTCTCCAATTAATCCTTTTACTCTCTGCTGTCACTACTCTATACTACCAGGTTTTCAAAGATCAAACTTACGAGCTTTCCACTCGAATCTTGCGGATGGAATTCCGAAAGACTCGAGCTATCTATATCCTCAGCACTAATGTGTCAAGCACTTTTTTTGCATATGATTTTATGATAACGTTTTTTTCCTAAACGCACCAGAATCTCCGAGTCTTTAAAAGACCCTTCAGTCACTTTATCATCAACAGAAAGAGCTCTTTCAGAATTCAGATAAACCCCTCCCTGCTCTATCATGCGTCTCGCCTCGCCCTTGGATTTTACCAGCCCCATTGAATAAAGCAGATCAACCACGTTTATACCTTTTATAGCATCTGAATACAGAATCTCACTCGTTGGAACTGAGGAAGCTGATTCATCAGCTGGAGATCTATCTATTTGGCTTGAGGGCAAAATATCCGAAGGTATGGTTCTTCCCCCGAACAGGCTTGCAGCGGCTCTTACAGCATCATCTGCAGCCTGTCTCCCATGAGCCAGTCTTGTCGCTTCATATGCAAGAATGGATTTTACCGAATTTAGATCAGCGCCTTCAAGTTTCTTTACTTCCCGAATCTCGTCCATGGGCAAAAATGTAAACAATGCAAGGAATCTTTCCACGTCCTGATCATCCGAATTCACCCAGAACTGATAGTACTCGTAAGGAGTCGTTCTTTCAGGATCCAGCCAGACAGCACCTTTATGGGTCTTTCCCATCTTTATTCCGCTGCTTGTAGTTATTAGGGGGAAAGTAATTCCAAATGCCTGTTTTTGTGAAACTCTTCTCACAAGATCAACGCCAGCGACTATATTGCCCCACTGATCACTCCCTCCCATCTGAAGCATACAGTTGTGAGTTTCTGACAATTTCAGAAAGTCATAGGCCTGAAGAATCATATAATTGAATTCTATGAACGCGAGCCCCTCATCAGATTCAAGTCTCATCTTATAGCTTTCGGCCTTGATCATTCTGTTGACGCTAAAATACCTGCCTATATCCCTCAGGAAAGATATGTACTCCAGACCAAGCAGCCAGTCAGCATTATCTACAAGCTCAGCCCTGCCATCATTAAAATCTATGAATCTTGCAAGTTGGCCCTTTATCCCTGTCTTGTTCTCTTCAATTATCTCCGGAGTCAGAAGCTGACGCATTTCTGTCTTACCGCTCGGATCTCCAATCATACCTGTTCCGCCGCCAACAAGGGCTATCGGCTTGTGGCCACAGCGCTGCATATGAGCAAGAGACATTATTGGAACAAGACTTCCAACATGCAGACTCGAAGCCGTTGGATCAAATCCGATATAGCAGGATGCCGGGGGCTTTGACAAATACTCACGAAGCTCGTCTTCGTGAGTCGTGCTCTCAATAAATCCCCTCTCCTTAAGCACATCAAGCACATTCATCTTTACTTCACCTTTCTCATTTATTTGCATAGCCAACGGCTCTGGTTTCTCTAATTACAACGACCTTAATCTGACCAGGGAATGTAAGCGACTCCTCGATCTGCTTTGCTATATCAAGACTGAGCATAAGTGCGGTTTCATCTGTCACCCTGTCGCTTTCAACCATTACCCGAAGCTCCCTTCCAGCCTGAATAGCATAAGAGCTTGAGACTCCTTCAAAACCATTAGCTATCTTTTCAAGATCCTCAAGGCGGCGAACATAATTCTCAAGCAGTTCTTTTCTTGCTCCAGGTCTAGCACCTGATAGACTGTCGGCAGCCTGAACAAGCAAATCATAAACAGAGGAAGGCGGGATATCTTCATGATGGGCAGCAATTCCCTGAACGACCTTTGCTGTTTCTCCAAATTTTTTTGCGAGTTTTGAGCCTATTACTGCGTGTGGACCCTCAACTTCATGATCAATTGCTTTGCCGATATCATGAAGAAGGCCCATTCTCTTCGCTAATTTAACATTCAAGCCAAGCTCGGCAGCCATAATACCGCACAAAAATCCTACCTCAATAGAATGCTGAAGGACATTTT encodes the following:
- the tyrS gene encoding tyrosine--tRNA ligase, which gives rise to MNVLDVLKERGFIESTTHEDELREYLSKPPASCYIGFDPTASSLHVGSLVPIMSLAHMQRCGHKPIALVGGGTGMIGDPSGKTEMRQLLTPEIIEENKTGIKGQLARFIDFNDGRAELVDNADWLLGLEYISFLRDIGRYFSVNRMIKAESYKMRLESDEGLAFIEFNYMILQAYDFLKLSETHNCMLQMGGSDQWGNIVAGVDLVRRVSQKQAFGITFPLITTSSGIKMGKTHKGAVWLDPERTTPYEYYQFWVNSDDQDVERFLALFTFLPMDEIREVKKLEGADLNSVKSILAYEATRLAHGRQAADDAVRAAASLFGGRTIPSDILPSSQIDRSPADESASSVPTSEILYSDAIKGINVVDLLYSMGLVKSKGEARRMIEQGGVYLNSERALSVDDKVTEGSFKDSEILVRLGKKRYHKIICKKSA